The following are encoded in a window of Sphaerisporangium siamense genomic DNA:
- a CDS encoding M36 family metallopeptidase: protein MSSSHPPIRTVIVTIAAAALALSSAGIAQGDQHHEPRKSATVQGDGHGKPDKDNRKGRVAPPISARNFADATVRWNDLGTPALVTADKPLAEGLAADPVQAARAYLKANTGLFGLGADAVDALETVAANPIGAGYAVLLRQRFGGLPAGRDGLVSVGVREGKVLYASSTLSRDTGAAPAAAITAQRALEIAARDGEIDLATASVKRADEVAVPAPDGVHRAFQVTLIAAGQEAEPSAYTTYVDAVSGEVLVRENLVDQFDPENPSWSVFPATPPADYSSADTRQTWCAAPGPGCDLVVGGDAATGTAWDVDHATGTPTNTSIGNAARTYENRASGDATSVGTRPNVTTPSRNYRFPWQNQWFTAKCDPATLDQRGEADLEAAISNLHVMHNRMHDWAYRLGFTETAWNMQAGNGDRGGLGGDPEQGNAQAGARVASVRNNANQITPVDGVAPITNMYLWQPQAGGFYAPCVDGDFDMSVIGHEYTHAISNRMVAGPNAGLSGAQAGAMGESISDLFAMEYLFENGFRPRGDTPYVTGGYVTGDAERGIRNYDMSKSPLNYSDIAYDLVGQQVHADGEIWSATQFHVRDAFIGRYGKGTRELQRACAAGRKPVDRCPGNRRWVQLHFDAFLLTTAGNLSMVDMRDAMLAADRIRFGGANQDILWQEFAEHGLGEGAASNGPADPDPKPGFASPQGGNATVTLRPAGEAADAGAPIRLYVGDYEARAVPVADTDPATELGATFKIVPGTYSFIAVAPGFGHKRLTFTLKKNQVRDLPVQMFRNHASGAAGAAATGDGADQAKLIDETEATNWGVRAPVAGRSVIVDLAGDKAVKIRRVQVSAMIGPGAVAQNRFTALRAFEVLACDATAGADCADPANFAKVYTSADNAFDADLPRPRGADLIIKSFDIPKTTATHLILRTVSSQCTGNPLYAGEQDNDPRSRTDCATASAAGSYEVRTAEFQAFSH, encoded by the coding sequence GTGTCGTCGTCTCACCCCCCAATACGTACCGTCATCGTCACGATCGCCGCGGCCGCCCTCGCCCTTTCCTCAGCCGGGATCGCCCAAGGCGATCAGCACCACGAACCGCGGAAATCCGCGACCGTCCAGGGCGACGGGCACGGTAAACCGGATAAGGACAACAGGAAAGGCCGGGTCGCACCGCCGATTTCGGCCAGAAATTTCGCCGACGCGACCGTCCGATGGAACGACCTCGGCACTCCCGCCCTCGTCACCGCGGACAAGCCGCTCGCCGAAGGGCTCGCCGCCGACCCCGTCCAGGCGGCCCGCGCCTACCTGAAGGCCAACACCGGCCTGTTCGGTCTCGGAGCCGACGCCGTGGACGCGCTGGAGACGGTCGCGGCCAACCCGATCGGCGCGGGGTACGCGGTGCTGCTGCGGCAGAGGTTCGGCGGCCTGCCCGCCGGCCGCGACGGCCTGGTCTCGGTGGGCGTGCGCGAGGGCAAGGTGCTGTACGCCTCCTCGACGCTGTCCCGCGACACGGGCGCGGCGCCCGCCGCGGCCATCACGGCGCAGCGGGCCCTGGAGATCGCCGCCCGCGACGGCGAGATCGACCTCGCCACGGCCTCGGTCAAGCGGGCGGACGAGGTGGCGGTCCCCGCGCCCGACGGCGTGCACCGGGCCTTCCAGGTCACACTGATCGCCGCCGGCCAGGAGGCCGAGCCCTCCGCCTACACCACCTACGTGGACGCCGTCAGCGGCGAGGTCCTGGTCCGGGAGAACCTCGTCGACCAGTTCGACCCGGAGAACCCGTCGTGGTCGGTGTTCCCGGCCACTCCCCCCGCGGACTACTCCTCCGCCGACACGCGGCAGACCTGGTGCGCCGCCCCCGGGCCGGGGTGCGACCTCGTCGTCGGCGGTGACGCGGCCACCGGCACGGCGTGGGACGTCGACCACGCCACCGGCACGCCGACGAACACCAGCATCGGCAACGCGGCGCGCACCTACGAGAACCGCGCCAGCGGCGACGCCACGTCCGTCGGCACGCGCCCCAACGTGACCACCCCGAGCCGGAACTACCGCTTCCCCTGGCAGAACCAGTGGTTCACCGCCAAGTGCGACCCGGCCACGCTCGACCAGCGCGGCGAGGCCGACCTCGAAGCGGCGATCTCCAACCTGCACGTGATGCACAACCGCATGCACGACTGGGCGTACCGGCTCGGCTTCACCGAGACGGCCTGGAACATGCAGGCCGGCAACGGCGACCGCGGCGGCCTCGGCGGCGACCCCGAGCAGGGCAACGCGCAGGCGGGCGCCCGGGTCGCGTCGGTCCGCAACAACGCCAACCAGATCACGCCGGTGGACGGCGTCGCGCCGATCACCAACATGTACCTGTGGCAGCCGCAGGCCGGCGGTTTCTACGCGCCCTGCGTCGACGGCGACTTCGACATGTCGGTCATCGGGCACGAGTACACGCACGCCATCTCCAACCGCATGGTGGCCGGGCCGAACGCCGGGCTCAGCGGGGCGCAGGCCGGCGCCATGGGCGAGAGCATCTCCGACCTGTTCGCCATGGAATACCTCTTCGAGAACGGGTTCCGCCCGCGGGGCGACACACCGTACGTGACCGGCGGCTACGTCACCGGCGACGCGGAGCGGGGCATCCGCAACTACGACATGTCGAAGTCGCCGCTGAATTACAGCGACATCGCCTACGACCTGGTCGGCCAGCAGGTGCACGCCGACGGCGAGATCTGGTCGGCGACCCAGTTCCACGTCCGGGACGCCTTCATCGGCAGGTACGGCAAGGGCACCCGGGAGCTCCAGCGCGCCTGCGCCGCCGGACGCAAGCCGGTCGACAGGTGCCCGGGCAACCGCCGGTGGGTTCAGTTGCACTTCGACGCCTTCCTGCTCACGACGGCCGGCAACCTCAGCATGGTTGACATGCGCGACGCGATGCTCGCCGCGGACCGGATCCGGTTCGGCGGTGCGAACCAGGACATCCTGTGGCAGGAGTTCGCCGAGCACGGTCTTGGCGAGGGAGCGGCCAGCAACGGGCCCGCCGACCCCGACCCCAAGCCCGGCTTCGCCTCCCCGCAGGGCGGCAACGCCACGGTGACCCTGCGCCCCGCGGGCGAAGCCGCCGACGCGGGCGCGCCGATCCGCCTTTACGTGGGTGACTACGAGGCCCGCGCGGTCCCGGTCGCGGACACCGACCCCGCCACCGAACTCGGCGCGACCTTCAAGATCGTGCCCGGCACGTATTCCTTCATCGCGGTGGCCCCCGGGTTCGGGCACAAGCGGCTCACGTTCACGCTGAAGAAGAACCAGGTCAGGGACCTCCCCGTCCAGATGTTCCGCAACCACGCCTCGGGTGCGGCGGGCGCGGCGGCGACCGGCGACGGAGCCGACCAGGCCAAGCTGATCGACGAGACGGAGGCGACGAACTGGGGCGTGCGGGCTCCGGTCGCCGGCCGTTCCGTCATCGTGGACCTGGCGGGAGACAAGGCCGTCAAGATCCGCAGGGTTCAGGTCAGCGCCATGATCGGGCCCGGGGCCGTCGCGCAGAACCGGTTCACCGCACTACGCGCCTTCGAGGTCCTGGCGTGTGACGCGACCGCCGGCGCCGACTGCGCCGATCCGGCGAACTTCGCCAAGGTCTACACAAGCGCCGACAACGCCTTCGACGCCGACCTCCCGCGTCCGCGCGGCGCCGACCTGATCATCAAGTCCTTCGACATCCCGAAGACCACCGCCACCCACCTGATCCTGCGCACGGTGTCCAGCCAGTGCACCGGCAACCCGCTCTACGCCGGCGAACAGGACAACGACCCCAGGTCCAGGACCGACTGCGCCACCGCCAGCGCCGCCGGCTCCTACGAAGTCCGCACCGCCGAGTTCCAGGCCTTCTCCCACTGA
- a CDS encoding protein-tyrosine phosphatase family protein gives MTTPLPGSIQLPDGTWIRGRGLRNPTPPGPVPDFALYLGTSRLRRRHSHALTWPHEWVDWPDFLLPRDAKSAAESLKALHARAESGRRVEVACGGGVGRTGTAIACLTTLTGLSPAEAVTWTRAHYNRRAIETPWQRRWVTWFATHSAS, from the coding sequence ATGACCACCCCGCTGCCCGGCTCGATCCAACTCCCCGACGGCACCTGGATCCGTGGCCGCGGCCTCCGCAACCCCACTCCGCCGGGGCCGGTGCCCGACTTCGCGCTCTACCTCGGCACCTCCCGCCTCCGGCGCCGCCACTCCCACGCCCTCACCTGGCCGCACGAATGGGTGGACTGGCCCGACTTCCTCCTCCCCCGCGACGCGAAGTCCGCCGCCGAATCCCTGAAGGCCCTCCACGCCCGCGCCGAATCCGGCCGACGAGTCGAAGTGGCCTGCGGCGGCGGCGTGGGCAGAACCGGCACCGCCATCGCCTGCCTGACCACGCTGACGGGCCTGTCCCCCGCCGAAGCCGTCACCTGGACCCGCGCGCACTACAACCGCCGCGCCATCGAAACCCCCTGGCAACGCCGCTGGGTGACGTGGTTCGCGACGCACTCCGCATCGTGA
- a CDS encoding MFS transporter gives MSVTSAGPSTTSPPRTSPPKASLGRVTAAGFAGTVIEQYDFLLYGFMSALVFGVLFFPSADPTAGTLVSFAAFAIGFVARPIGAIVAGHYGDRIGRKKVLVTTLLVAGVATTLMGFLPAYADIGVWAPILLVALRLVQGFSYGGEITGAVLITTESAPRHRRGYYGGFISAAGFAGLLLATAAILTVSGMDRAAFLSWGWRIPFLLSIVLVVVGLVIRVGVPETPAFAAAHTRHRAPLLEVFRRHTRQVLLGVGTGFGFYVTFYVLLVFSASYLTVQLKLPARVPLVAVAIGSVVALAVSPLCGRLCDRFGRRPMLVTGSGFMAAFSFGFFRMLDSGDASLIYLAYALAFGGVMIMFSPLLTFIAEQFPTGVRYSGSSMAGQLGAVLGGGLAPLVATALLTASGGRSVSVAAYVCVAMLVTLVSALALRETNQADITGD, from the coding sequence ATGTCCGTCACGTCAGCCGGCCCGTCCACCACCAGCCCGCCTCGCACGAGCCCGCCCAAGGCGTCGCTCGGACGCGTGACGGCCGCCGGGTTCGCCGGCACCGTCATCGAGCAGTACGACTTCCTGCTCTATGGCTTCATGTCCGCCCTCGTCTTCGGCGTGCTCTTCTTCCCGAGCGCCGACCCCACGGCCGGCACCCTGGTCTCCTTCGCCGCCTTCGCCATCGGCTTCGTGGCCCGGCCGATCGGCGCGATCGTCGCCGGCCACTACGGCGATCGGATCGGCCGCAAGAAGGTGCTGGTCACGACGCTGCTCGTGGCGGGAGTCGCCACCACCCTCATGGGGTTCCTGCCCGCGTACGCCGACATCGGGGTGTGGGCGCCGATCCTGCTGGTGGCGCTGCGCCTCGTCCAGGGCTTCTCGTACGGCGGCGAGATCACCGGCGCGGTGCTGATCACCACGGAGTCCGCGCCGCGGCACCGGCGCGGCTACTACGGGGGCTTCATCTCCGCCGCGGGGTTCGCGGGGCTGCTCCTCGCCACTGCGGCGATCCTCACCGTCAGCGGGATGGACCGGGCCGCGTTCCTGTCCTGGGGTTGGCGGATCCCGTTCCTGCTGTCGATCGTGCTCGTGGTGGTCGGGCTCGTCATCAGGGTGGGCGTTCCCGAGACGCCCGCCTTCGCCGCGGCCCACACGCGGCACAGGGCGCCGCTCCTGGAGGTCTTCCGCCGTCACACCCGGCAGGTGCTGCTCGGCGTCGGCACCGGGTTCGGCTTCTACGTCACCTTCTACGTGCTCCTGGTCTTCTCGGCGTCGTACCTCACCGTGCAGCTCAAGCTCCCGGCCCGGGTGCCGCTGGTGGCGGTGGCGATCGGCTCGGTGGTCGCGCTGGCCGTCAGCCCGCTCTGCGGCCGGCTCTGCGACCGTTTCGGCCGCCGGCCGATGCTCGTCACCGGGTCCGGCTTCATGGCGGCCTTCAGCTTCGGCTTCTTCCGCATGCTGGACAGCGGCGACGCCTCGCTGATCTACCTGGCGTACGCGCTGGCGTTCGGCGGCGTGATGATCATGTTCTCGCCCCTGCTGACCTTCATCGCCGAGCAGTTCCCGACCGGCGTGCGCTACAGCGGCTCGTCCATGGCGGGCCAGCTCGGCGCCGTCCTCGGCGGCGGCCTGGCCCCGCTGGTGGCGACCGCCCTGCTCACCGCCTCGGGCGGCAGGTCCGTCAGCGTGGCCGCGTACGTGTGCGTCGCGATGCTGGTCACGCTCGTGTCGGCGCTCGCGCTGCGGGAGACCAACCAGGCGGACATCACCGGAGACTAG
- a CDS encoding TetR/AcrR family transcriptional regulator, with protein sequence MAIPLEQRRIAADEVRLPAGVPLEGTKGRILQEALRLFAERGFHGTSIRDLADACGIRSATLYAHYPTKEHVLAELIRIGHEDHRDRLLRAEGADPVSRLRAVVRAHVLAHAEHPLLAVVATNELHALSPEMAAPALLIRADARQLMYDILDEGLAQGLFEMPDTFLVLNAISGMGIRVANWYGTGVPYTPQEIADAYADLALRVVGAAR encoded by the coding sequence GTGGCCATACCCCTGGAACAGCGGCGGATCGCGGCCGACGAAGTACGGCTACCGGCCGGCGTCCCGCTGGAGGGCACCAAGGGCCGCATCTTGCAGGAGGCGCTGCGCCTGTTCGCCGAGCGCGGCTTCCACGGCACCTCGATCAGAGACCTGGCCGACGCGTGCGGCATCCGCTCGGCCACGCTGTACGCGCACTACCCGACCAAGGAACACGTCCTGGCGGAGCTGATCCGCATCGGCCACGAGGACCACCGCGACCGGCTGCTGCGGGCGGAGGGCGCCGACCCCGTCTCCCGGCTGCGCGCCGTGGTCCGGGCCCACGTCCTGGCACACGCCGAGCATCCCCTGCTCGCCGTGGTCGCCACCAACGAACTGCACGCCCTCTCCCCCGAGATGGCCGCCCCGGCCCTGCTCATCCGCGCCGACGCCCGCCAGCTGATGTACGACATCCTGGACGAGGGCCTCGCCCAAGGGCTCTTCGAGATGCCCGACACCTTCCTCGTCCTGAACGCCATCAGCGGCATGGGCATCCGCGTCGCCAACTGGTACGGCACAGGCGTCCCGTACACCCCGCAGGAGATCGCCGACGCCTACGCCGACCTGGCCCTCCGCGTCGTCGGCGCGGCACGCTGA
- a CDS encoding IS1182 family transposase, producing MSLRPVQVHKIPEETVRVCRAAFPKGSLSVRLRDGLGPLFEDDQFTGMFSRRGRPGLSPGRLALVSVLQFAEGLSDRQAADAVRGRIDWKYALGLDLADPGFDFSVLSEFRSRLVEAGADRLLDLMLQRLRKAGLINAGGRQRTDSTHVLAAIRTVNRLELVGETMRAALSALAVAAPDWLAPLIEQHWADRYGHRVEEYQLPKDDTERLAYAQSIGADGAGLLAHITSQDAPSWLQEVPAITTLVRIWDQQYLTDEHGNLRWRDSKDLLPSGERLASPYDPDARYAVKRGSGWVGYKTHLTETCEPDAPHVIVNVTTTAGQVADNDMIPAIHAGLARRDLLPQVHLIDSGYTGGELLVISRNLYGVDLFGPARQDCSWQAKAGEGFDTSGFTIDWDTQTVTCPQGKSSINWAPWRTKAGEESIHIDFSKADCTPCPARSKCTRAKREPRQLTLHARDVHQALHHARAAQRTESWKKQYALRSGIEGTISQAVRGFHLRRSRYLGLAKTHLQHVLTAVAINLVRIDAWLTGTPLATTRSHHLEQLQAVACA from the coding sequence GTGTCCCTGCGTCCGGTTCAGGTTCACAAGATCCCTGAAGAGACCGTTCGAGTCTGCAGGGCGGCCTTTCCCAAGGGCAGTCTGTCTGTCCGGTTGCGAGATGGGCTGGGGCCATTGTTCGAGGACGACCAGTTCACTGGTATGTTCTCGCGTCGTGGCCGGCCCGGGTTATCGCCAGGGCGGTTAGCGCTGGTCAGCGTGTTGCAGTTCGCGGAAGGACTGTCGGACCGGCAGGCTGCGGATGCGGTGAGGGGCCGGATCGACTGGAAATACGCCCTGGGCCTGGACCTGGCCGACCCGGGCTTTGACTTCTCGGTATTGAGCGAGTTTCGGTCTCGGCTGGTGGAGGCCGGCGCCGACCGGCTACTGGATCTGATGCTGCAGCGGCTGCGGAAGGCTGGCCTGATCAATGCAGGTGGCCGCCAGCGGACCGACTCCACGCACGTGCTTGCGGCGATCCGCACGGTCAACCGGCTGGAACTGGTGGGCGAGACGATGCGAGCGGCACTGAGCGCCTTGGCCGTGGCTGCTCCCGATTGGCTGGCCCCGCTTATCGAACAGCACTGGGCCGATCGATACGGGCATCGGGTGGAGGAGTACCAGTTGCCCAAAGACGACACCGAAAGGCTCGCCTACGCACAGAGCATCGGTGCCGATGGCGCTGGTCTGCTGGCGCATATCACCTCTCAGGACGCACCGTCTTGGCTGCAAGAGGTTCCAGCGATCACGACACTTGTCCGGATCTGGGACCAGCAGTATCTAACTGATGAGCACGGGAACCTACGCTGGCGCGATTCCAAAGATCTGCTCCCTTCTGGGGAGCGCCTGGCCTCACCTTATGACCCAGACGCTCGCTACGCGGTCAAACGTGGTAGTGGCTGGGTCGGCTACAAGACCCACCTGACCGAGACCTGTGAACCGGACGCCCCGCACGTGATCGTGAACGTCACCACGACTGCTGGACAGGTCGCCGACAACGACATGATTCCTGCCATCCATGCCGGCCTGGCCAGGCGCGACCTGCTGCCGCAGGTTCATCTGATCGACTCGGGATATACCGGCGGCGAGTTGCTGGTCATCAGCCGCAACCTCTACGGGGTGGACCTGTTCGGCCCGGCCCGGCAGGACTGCAGCTGGCAGGCCAAGGCGGGCGAGGGCTTCGACACCTCCGGGTTCACCATCGACTGGGATACCCAGACGGTCACCTGCCCGCAGGGCAAGTCCTCGATCAATTGGGCACCCTGGCGGACCAAAGCCGGTGAGGAGTCCATCCACATCGACTTCTCCAAAGCCGACTGCACACCCTGCCCGGCCCGCTCAAAATGCACCCGCGCTAAACGCGAACCCCGTCAACTCACCCTTCACGCCCGCGACGTCCACCAAGCCCTGCACCATGCAAGGGCCGCACAACGCACCGAATCCTGGAAGAAGCAGTACGCGCTGCGTTCGGGGATCGAAGGCACGATATCTCAAGCCGTTCGAGGTTTTCACCTGCGCCGATCCCGCTATCTCGGCCTGGCCAAGACCCACCTGCAGCACGTCCTGACCGCAGTTGCGATCAACCTCGTCCGCATCGACGCCTGGCTTACCGGCACACCACTCGCCACCACCCGCAGCCATCACCTTGAGCAACTCCAGGCAGTTGCCTGCGCGTGA
- a CDS encoding NgoMIV family type II restriction endonuclease, with product MNAPFASDLLGWKATKNNRLVPNTADTDNRASLAIAATALDNLGIPRDAASGVADPASGRPLERAVAASLRCAMPLIDNDREWQIYDIPVSISDFIQYSHLKKVDALVRTNTELRITLGRDYLIKPDVAVGLPGRNLNGLPFLHAAISCKWTIRSDRVQNIRHENNQMIRHRRERLPHLVTVTAEPLPSRLASIARGTGEVDAVYHIAYDALDQALRILVTRDEIQTSQLDYWEECIGQGRVRPFSDLAPTLAHW from the coding sequence ATGAACGCCCCCTTCGCATCTGATCTGCTTGGCTGGAAAGCCACTAAGAACAACAGGCTGGTCCCTAACACCGCAGATACCGACAATCGCGCCTCGCTCGCTATTGCCGCGACAGCGCTCGACAACCTCGGTATCCCTAGAGATGCCGCCTCTGGAGTCGCTGACCCCGCAAGCGGGCGCCCATTGGAGCGAGCAGTAGCCGCAAGCTTACGCTGTGCAATGCCACTAATTGACAACGATCGAGAATGGCAAATCTACGATATCCCGGTCTCCATTAGTGACTTCATCCAGTACAGCCATCTCAAGAAGGTTGATGCCCTCGTCCGGACCAATACCGAATTACGGATCACGCTCGGCCGAGACTATCTGATCAAACCCGATGTCGCAGTAGGACTGCCGGGCCGTAACCTAAACGGCCTCCCTTTTCTCCATGCTGCAATCTCATGCAAGTGGACGATTAGGTCAGACCGGGTCCAGAACATCCGGCATGAGAATAACCAGATGATTAGGCATCGCAGAGAACGCCTCCCACATCTTGTGACGGTAACAGCGGAACCACTACCAAGTCGTCTAGCATCAATTGCTCGCGGGACCGGGGAGGTGGATGCGGTATATCACATCGCCTATGATGCACTGGACCAAGCGTTGCGCATTCTGGTCACAAGAGACGAGATCCAGACCAGTCAGCTTGATTACTGGGAGGAATGCATTGGGCAGGGGCGCGTGCGGCCGTTCAGCGACCTTGCCCCGACCCTCGCCCACTGGTAG
- a CDS encoding DEAD/DEAH box helicase translates to MSESVPSLEIVFGDNASMALLRVPDGYDDELRRLVTRFRSGRQRNRSSADVALDDLLVNLAELATWPYPESVTWEPTLAVLARDTTMDARTVSERLSGGEENPVTPHSVPDRLGSGWIGPLTTFQKRDIAKLLSLRHGANFSVPGAGKTRVGLAIFQALRHEGHVQRLLIVGPKSCYESWQSENPECLAEPLRMSILDKIIDPAADALIINYERLQNALAPLVRWLTAQPSLLILDEAHRMKLGAEGTYGAACLALGPRAHRRLILTGTPAPNGAKDLENLLGFVWPGHGRRTVVQAVAGGDLSKASRVLRPLFARTTKDELGLPAVTITRRDIPLPPLHREIYDALIGLYSARAATSQNDFHALGKVLVYLLMAAISPALLSVGTTRYEPLAYQVSPLVVPEGSPLLDLMRDLPSYELSPKYRETLAIVADNAAVGRKTLVWSTFIRSITTLGQILKDFSPAIVHGGTEDREAQIDRFRHDPDCMVLLSNPATLGEGINLHHDSHDAVYVDRDFAAGRFLQSLDRIHRLGLPSGTVTRITVLTSQNTIDDVVAQRLEDKLHFMGQILDDPAIQQLADLDEEPEIGGGLDPRDLQALLGHLRAGSP, encoded by the coding sequence ATGAGCGAGTCTGTACCGAGCCTAGAAATTGTCTTCGGGGACAACGCATCCATGGCGCTGCTCCGGGTGCCTGATGGTTACGACGATGAGCTGCGCCGCCTGGTGACTCGGTTCCGAAGCGGCCGTCAGCGCAATCGCAGCTCGGCAGATGTCGCCCTTGACGACCTCCTGGTAAATCTTGCGGAACTGGCGACCTGGCCTTACCCCGAATCAGTCACTTGGGAGCCGACACTAGCCGTCCTCGCGCGGGATACCACGATGGACGCCCGCACTGTGAGTGAACGACTCAGTGGCGGAGAGGAGAATCCGGTTACGCCCCATTCAGTTCCCGATCGCCTTGGGTCTGGATGGATTGGACCTCTAACTACCTTTCAAAAACGAGATATTGCCAAACTACTATCGCTGCGCCATGGCGCCAATTTTTCTGTGCCTGGAGCAGGAAAAACTCGAGTAGGTCTGGCTATCTTCCAAGCGCTACGACACGAGGGACACGTACAGCGCCTCCTAATCGTCGGGCCGAAATCCTGCTACGAGTCATGGCAGTCAGAAAATCCCGAGTGCCTGGCTGAGCCACTGCGCATGTCAATTCTCGACAAGATCATCGATCCCGCTGCCGATGCATTGATTATTAACTACGAGAGGCTACAGAACGCTCTCGCCCCACTAGTTCGCTGGCTAACTGCCCAGCCGTCACTTCTCATCCTCGATGAGGCACACCGTATGAAACTGGGCGCCGAAGGCACGTACGGCGCGGCCTGCCTCGCACTTGGCCCGCGCGCCCATCGACGCCTCATCCTGACTGGGACACCTGCCCCCAACGGAGCAAAGGACCTGGAGAATCTGCTCGGCTTCGTATGGCCGGGGCATGGTCGACGGACCGTCGTGCAGGCGGTCGCGGGCGGCGATCTGAGCAAGGCGAGCAGGGTCCTCCGTCCCCTGTTCGCCCGCACCACAAAGGACGAGCTTGGCCTGCCCGCGGTCACTATCACTAGACGAGATATCCCTCTACCACCCCTCCATCGCGAGATCTACGACGCATTGATCGGTCTGTACTCCGCCCGTGCCGCTACCTCACAGAACGATTTCCACGCTCTAGGCAAGGTTCTCGTATACCTGCTGATGGCCGCGATCAGCCCCGCATTGCTGTCGGTCGGGACTACGCGATATGAACCACTCGCCTATCAGGTCTCGCCCCTGGTGGTGCCTGAAGGCTCGCCACTGCTGGATCTCATGCGGGACCTGCCCAGCTATGAATTATCTCCAAAGTATCGAGAGACACTCGCCATCGTCGCGGACAATGCCGCAGTCGGCCGAAAGACCCTAGTATGGTCAACCTTCATCCGCAGCATCACCACATTGGGGCAGATCCTCAAGGACTTCTCTCCAGCGATTGTTCACGGCGGAACTGAGGACCGCGAGGCACAGATCGATCGATTTCGACACGATCCGGACTGCATGGTCCTATTGTCTAATCCAGCGACTCTCGGCGAAGGTATCAATCTGCATCACGACTCCCATGATGCAGTGTACGTCGACCGGGACTTTGCGGCCGGCCGCTTCCTGCAGAGTCTCGACCGCATTCATCGACTCGGTCTGCCTTCTGGCACCGTGACAAGAATCACTGTCCTGACCTCTCAAAACACGATCGATGACGTTGTCGCTCAGCGACTGGAGGACAAACTCCACTTCATGGGCCAAATCCTCGATGACCCGGCTATCCAACAACTTGCCGACCTTGACGAAGAACCAGAGATCGGAGGCGGACTGGATCCGCGCGATCTCCAAGCCTTACTAGGGCATCTGCGTGCCGGTTCCCCCTGA
- a CDS encoding protein NO VEIN domain-containing protein, which yields MKLLSDATSATVRHMAAESDGYGYDISVETPSRSIHLEVKTTIRRGRLRIYLSRNEFETSTQDPTWVLTVLRLSHDLQPLAVATVDRDWLLAAVPADQTLGGRWESARLDVPPEATSSGMHPMVTSLLTSPVPILVGEPPWPG from the coding sequence ATGAAGCTTCTCTCTGATGCTACCAGCGCCACCGTCCGACATATGGCTGCCGAGTCGGACGGATATGGGTATGACATATCCGTAGAAACACCTTCCCGATCCATTCACCTCGAAGTAAAGACGACCATTCGTCGCGGACGACTAAGGATCTATCTATCACGCAACGAGTTCGAAACCTCGACCCAGGATCCCACATGGGTCCTCACGGTTCTCCGGCTTAGCCACGATCTGCAACCTCTAGCTGTAGCAACCGTTGATCGCGACTGGCTTCTCGCAGCTGTCCCTGCGGATCAGACGCTAGGCGGGCGTTGGGAGTCAGCACGACTGGATGTGCCACCGGAGGCAACCAGCTCCGGCATGCATCCGATGGTCACATCACTACTGACTTCCCCCGTCCCTATTCTAGTCGGAGAACCCCCATGGCCAGGATAA
- a CDS encoding very short patch repair endonuclease, giving the protein MPTGKNVSNGKRVQAREQAHERGLYPAPLNEGRSRNMQANRRADTKPEVVLRSALHRLGYRYRKDFRLDLQGVKVRPDIVFTARKVAVFVDGCFWHVCPLHGRQPTTNEWYWAPKLRRNVERDRTVNAALEGAGWRIVRLWEHEPLTSAVEAVVAVLTSQSEHVSDISASG; this is encoded by the coding sequence GTGCCCACTGGAAAGAATGTGTCTAACGGTAAGAGAGTGCAAGCCAGAGAACAGGCCCACGAGCGAGGGCTCTACCCTGCACCGCTCAACGAGGGTAGATCGCGGAACATGCAGGCCAACCGCCGGGCGGACACCAAGCCGGAGGTTGTGCTGCGCAGTGCGTTGCATCGATTGGGCTACCGCTATCGGAAGGACTTCCGGCTTGATCTTCAGGGAGTGAAGGTCCGGCCAGACATCGTCTTCACGGCACGCAAGGTTGCGGTGTTCGTCGATGGCTGCTTCTGGCACGTCTGTCCACTTCATGGGCGGCAGCCGACGACCAACGAGTGGTACTGGGCGCCGAAGCTGCGCCGGAACGTGGAACGGGACAGGACCGTTAACGCTGCTCTGGAAGGTGCGGGGTGGCGGATAGTTCGTCTCTGGGAGCACGAACCCCTGACCTCCGCCGTCGAGGCGGTGGTCGCAGTGTTGACCTCCCAGTCCGAACATGTGAGCGATATTAGCGCAAGTGGCTGA